A stretch of the Aegilops tauschii subsp. strangulata cultivar AL8/78 chromosome 4, Aet v6.0, whole genome shotgun sequence genome encodes the following:
- the LOC109786524 gene encoding protein NRT1/ PTR FAMILY 8.3 gives MEAAAADEERPLLHLQPYNQDVGSEYAGDGSVDINNQPALKRNTGNWRACYMILAVEFCECVAFFAIASNLVTYLTTVLHESKVAAARDVSAWVGACFLAPLIGAFLADTYLGRYWTMVVSLPVYTIGMLVLTVSASVPTSYYHGDVHHAVVVYLGLYLAALGTGGIKPCTSAFGADQFDSGDPTELEKKGSFFNWYYFLINLGSLLSSTLLVWLQDNGWWGLSFAIPTVLMALGLAVFVGGSRVYRFRKLRASPFTSICQVLVAAVRKWHVQLPDDTSPLYEPASSSSAPESSHNIQHTNQFRFLDKAATVLPPLDKTCTALPMCSWSLCTVTQVEELKILLRMFPVWASFVVFYSVAGQTASTFIEQGMVMDNHVGQFAIPPASLSIVSVFSVLIGVFIYESVLVPLARRYTGKAKGFSQTQRLGIGFALSMLTMVYSAMLEMKRLAVAQASGLADQNVPVPVSILWQVPAYVMHGAAGVFAGIGMIEFFYDEAPYTMKSLCAAFSQLAVASAAYFNALVFSVVAVATTHSDAPGWIPDNLNEGHLDYFFWMMAALSLLNLAQFVHYSMRYREKATS, from the exons AtggaagcagcagcagcagacgAGGAGAGGCCCCTGCTTCATCTCCAACCGTATAATCAG GATGTAGGTTCAGAATACGCCGGCGATGGATCTGTTGACATCAACAATCAGCCTGCTCTCAAGCGCAACACAGGCAATTGGAGGGCGTGCTACATGATTTTAG CCGTCGAGTTCTGTGAATGCGTCGCCTTCTTCGCAATCGCGTCGAACTTGGTGACCTACCTCACCACCGTGCTCCACGAAAGCAAGGTTGCCGCTGCGCGGGATGTGTCTGCCTGGGTCGGCGCATGCTTCCTCGCACCACTTATCGGGGCCTTCTTGGCCGACACATATCTGGGAAGATACTGGACGATGGTTGTTTCCCTTCCGGTCTACACCATC GGGATGCTCGTGCTCACGGTTTCAGCATCAGTCCCGACATCCTACTACCATGGTGATGTTCATCATGCCGTGGTGGTGTACCTGGGACTCTATCTTGCCGCACTTGGGACCGGTGGCATCAAACCCTGCACGTCGGCCTTCGGCGCCGACCAGTTCGACAGCGGGGACCCGACGGAGCTGGAGAAGAAGGGCTCCTTCTTCAACTGGTACTACTTCCTGATCAATCTTGGCTCCCTTCTGTCCAGCACACTGCTTGTTTGGCTGCAGGATAATGGTTGGTGGGGGCTCAGTTTCGCGATCCCAACGGTGCTCATGGCCTTGGGCCTAGCAGTATTTGTTGGTGGCTCCAGAGTGTACAGGTTCAGGAAGCTGAGAGCAAGCCCATTCACGAGTATCTGTCAGGTGCTCGTTGCGGCCGTCAGGAAGTGGCATGTGCAACTACCAGATGATACATCGCCCTTGTACGAGCCGGCCAGTTCGTCATCTGCACCTGAATCAAGTCACAATATTCAGCATACGAATCAGTTCAG GTTTCTAGACAAGGCTGCCACTGTGCTGCCCCCGTTAGACAAGACATGCACGGCGTTGCCGATGTGTTCATGGAGTCTCTGCACAGTGACCCAAGTTGAGGAGCTAAAGATACTGCTACGGATGTTCCCCGTATGGGCCTCGTTCGTGGTCTTCTACTCAGTCGCTGGGCAGACTGCATCGACGTTTATCGAGCAGGGGATGGTCATGGACAACCATGTCGGCCAGTTCGCAATCCCACCTGCCTCCCTCTCCATTGTCAGCGTGTTCAGCGTCCTTATCGGGGTTTTCATCTACGAATCTGTGCTAGTGCCACTCGCGCGGCGTTACACTGGCAAGGCGAAGGGCTTCTCGCAGACGCAGCGCCTTGGAATCGGCTTTGCGCTGTCCATGCTGACCATGGTCTACTCAGCAATGCTCGAGATGAAGAGGCTGGCGGTCGCGCAAGCCAGCGGCCTGGCAGACCAGAATGTACCCGTGCCGGTGAGCATTCTGTGGCAAGTGCCTGCATATGTAATGCATGGTGCAGCTGGGGTTTTCGCAGGAATCGGCATGATAGAGTTCTTCTACGATGAGGCCCCTTACACCATGAAGAGCCTTTGTGCAGCATTCTCGCAGCTTGCAGTTGCGTCCGCGGCTTACTTCAACGCACTCGTATTTAGTGTTGTTGCGGTGGCCACCACGCACAGTGATGCGCCTGGATGGATCCCGGATAATCTGAATGAAGGGCATTTGGACTATTTTTTCTGGATGATGGCTGCTCTTAGCTTACTGAACCTGGCCCAGTTCGTGCACTACTCCATGAGGTATAGAGAGAAGGCAACTTCTTGA
- the LOC109786530 gene encoding putrescine hydroxycinnamoyltransferase-like: MRPSVPREYFGNVVLWAFPRSDVGELVPRLVGHAAELIYRAVASMDDAYFCSFMDFASSGAVVVEGLVPTADSEQAVVCLDLEMDAWLGINFHGLDFGGSGPFRVMPTYYPMEGSLFLVPSTLGDGSMEASVALFHNHLEEFKRICHKIA; this comes from the coding sequence ATGCGGCCGTCGGTGCCGCGCGAGTACTTCGGCAACGTGGTTCTCTGGGCGTTCCCGCGCTCCGACGTCGGCGAGCTCGTGCCCCGGCTGGTGGGCCACGCGGCGGAGCTCATCTACCGCGCCGTGGCCAGCATGGACGACGCCTACTTCTGCTCCTTCATGGACTTCGCCTCCTCTGGTGCTGTGGTGGTCGAGGGGCTTGTCCCGACGGCGGATAGCGAGCAGGCGGTGGTGTGTCTGGACCTGGAGATGGACGCGTGGCTGGGGATCAACTTCCACGGCCTGGACTTCGGCGGCAGCGGCCCCTTCCGCGTCATGCCGACGTACTACCCCATGGAAGGCAGCCTGTTCCTGGTGCCGTCCACCCTAGGCGACGGCAGCATGGAGGCCTCCGTGGCCCTCTTTCATAACCACCTCGAGGAGTTCAAGAGGATATGCCACAAGATCGCCTAG